The Poseidonibacter lekithochrous region TTTTTTTAACTCTTCAACAATAAGTTTGTTAGAACTATTATGAATACTTGCTATTGTTGCAATTATTGCATTTGTATTTGGCATAAATATCTATTCCTCTTCAAATCATTGCTAAAATCATAACCACTCTTTGATTAAAGTGTATTTTACTACCTAAAACTTACCATTAGAATTTTGTCTTTTTTCTTCTACTAGAATCTCTTCGATTGTATCCCAATGCTCAACAATTTTGCCATTTTCAACTCTAAATAGATCATAGAATGAATGGTCTTTACCATGCCATTTACCTTGGCTTACTGTTAATACAAAATTACCCTCACCTAATACTTTATGAGTTTTTTCATAAACAAACATATCATTGATTGATATTAGATATTTGATTGCTTCTCCTAAGCCATCTAATCCATCTTTCACAAAAGGATTGTGTTGATTGTATTTCTCACTTGAAATATATTCAGTGATTTTACTTGGGTTTTTACCATGTAATACGTCATTTACGAAGTTAGTAACTAATTCTTTGTTCTCTTTAGTTTTATCTAAATCTTTTACTTCAATAGCTCCATCAATTTGTGATCTTCCGCTTGCTGTTTTTTCTACAATTTCTTGTAAGTTATCCCAATGCTCAACGATTTTGCCATCTTCAAATCTAAAAATATCAAAACCAATTTTAGGTCCAAAGAAATTATATTTTGTATGTGCAAAGACGAAATCTCCATCTTTGAATACTCTTACTACTTTAGCTTTTGCACTTCCCTTTGGTAATGTTTGCATAAGTTCACCAAATCCTGCTAGGCCATCTTTTACGTGTAGATTGTGTTGGATATATTTATTTGGGTTTATGTAAGACACTGGTTTTGGGTCACCTGATTCTATTGAGTGTAATAACTCAACTACTTTTTGTTTTTCTGTATTCATACTATTCTCCTGTACTTGTTTGTTAGCTAATGCGCATCCTGAAAAAACAGTAGCAGCTAAAATAGATGCTAAAAGTGTTTTTGTATTTATAAGTTTCATAATTAACCTTTTTGTTTATTATAGTTTGATATCAAACTAAATATATGAAGAATTATAGTTTGATATCAAACTAATGTCAAGGGCTTTTAAAATAAATTTTCAAAATTTCTTGACAAAAACATATTTTTTATATTATACTTCGACAAGTATCAAACTATAAAAGAGTAATATGGATTCAAAAGAATTAGCAAAAATATTCAAAGCCTTATCAAATGAAAATAGACTTGAAATATATAAAGAGATAGCAAAATTAGAAAATGTAGACTATGAACAAAAATGTGAATGTTCTATTTCTGAACTGTTATCATGCCTAAAAATAGGCGCTCCAACTATTTCTCACCATTTAAAAGAGTTGTCAAATGCAGATTTGATTACTACTGAAAAAAATGGTAAATTTTTAATGGCTCATATAAATAAAGAGACTTTAGAAAAAATAAAAAGTTTTATTGATTTAGACTAAAAAATTGAGCCAAGAAACTTGGCTTTTTTTGTTTATACACTTCGATACTTATCAAAATGTAAAAGGAATAACTTGAAAACAAAATATAAAAATTCTCATATAGAATATAAAGTAAAATTTAAAGAAGGTCTATCAATAATAGCTTCTATGATAAAAGAAAAATCAAAAGAATCAAAACCAAAACAAAAGAACTCAATTCCTGTAAAAGCTTTAAATAAAGCAGATATAGAAAATATGAAAGATTATAGTGTTGTTCGTTTTGGGCACTCTACTTTGCTTTTTAAAATAGAAAATGAGTTTATATTAACAGACCCCGTATTTTCAAAAAGAGCTTCACCTTTTTCTTTTATGGGACCAAAAAGATTCCATGAAACACCTATTAATATTGAAGATTTACCAAATATCAAATCAGTGATAATTTCCCATGACCATTATGATCACTTAGATAAACAAAGTATTATCAAACTAAGAGACAAAGTAGAGACTTTTTATACAACTTTAGAAGTTGGACAACATCTTATGAGATTTGGAGTTCCTAGACGTAAAATAGTAGAGCTTGATTGGTGGGAGAGTAAAGAAAAAGATTCAATAGAATTTGTTTGTACTCCTGCTCAACACTTCTCTGGAAGGAGTTTATTTGATAGGGATAAAACACTTTGGTCTTCATGGGTTATAAAAGCACCAAAAGGAAAGTTTTATTTTGGTGCTGATGGGGGATATTTTGAGGGTTTCAAAGAAATAGCTTTTAATCATGGGCCTTTTGATATGACTTTTCTAGAAGTTGGAGCTTATAATGATAAGTGGAGAGATATTCATATGATGCCAGAAGATGGAATACAAGCCCATGAGGACTTAAAAGGAAAAGTATTATTCCCAATTCATAATGGTACTTTTGATTTGTCCCTACATGCTTGGTATGAACCATTTGATAGAATCAGTGACTTAGCAAAA contains the following coding sequences:
- a CDS encoding ArsR/SmtB family transcription factor → MDSKELAKIFKALSNENRLEIYKEIAKLENVDYEQKCECSISELLSCLKIGAPTISHHLKELSNADLITTEKNGKFLMAHINKETLEKIKSFIDLD
- a CDS encoding MBL fold metallo-hydrolase — translated: MKTKYKNSHIEYKVKFKEGLSIIASMIKEKSKESKPKQKNSIPVKALNKADIENMKDYSVVRFGHSTLLFKIENEFILTDPVFSKRASPFSFMGPKRFHETPINIEDLPNIKSVIISHDHYDHLDKQSIIKLRDKVETFYTTLEVGQHLMRFGVPRRKIVELDWWESKEKDSIEFVCTPAQHFSGRSLFDRDKTLWSSWVIKAPKGKFYFGADGGYFEGFKEIAFNHGPFDMTFLEVGAYNDKWRDIHMMPEDGIQAHEDLKGKVLFPIHNGTFDLSLHAWYEPFDRISDLAKQKEVDIRFPIMGEAISLLEYSPTSKWWEK